Proteins from a genomic interval of Fodinicurvata sp. EGI_FJ10296:
- a CDS encoding DUF1127 domain-containing protein: MAYDSVTHANAGPLSMLGRLVADLRVRFDRSAQRRHDYQRIMAELNRLEDRDLADLGISRADFRDIAAGRYGQPSTR, translated from the coding sequence ATGGCTTACGACAGTGTTACGCATGCCAATGCCGGCCCGCTGTCCATGCTTGGCCGGCTTGTGGCTGACCTCCGTGTTCGGTTCGACCGGTCGGCGCAGCGTCGACACGACTATCAGCGCATTATGGCCGAACTGAACCGCCTGGAAGATCGCGATCTGGCGGATCTGGGCATCAGCCGCGCCGATTTCCGCGACATCGCGGCAGGACGATACGGCCAGCCTTCGACGCGCTAA
- a CDS encoding TIGR04076 family protein — MNDDSFTLYDLKVEWEAGSPPACYCEARSGDHFMLEGEQLRFPPGQSWSIYTLAALLPLLPAKQRETDPNDWMSTDAVVACPDPNCTSRFRIKRIGKRRFRHSETTGETGGETGGETTATPMPEAE; from the coding sequence ATGAACGACGACAGCTTCACGCTTTATGATCTGAAGGTCGAATGGGAAGCCGGGTCGCCGCCGGCCTGCTATTGCGAAGCCAGGTCCGGCGATCACTTCATGCTGGAGGGAGAGCAGTTACGCTTTCCGCCCGGGCAGAGCTGGTCGATCTATACGCTGGCAGCCCTGTTGCCGCTATTGCCCGCCAAACAGCGCGAAACCGACCCCAATGACTGGATGAGCACCGACGCTGTGGTGGCCTGCCCCGATCCGAACTGCACGTCGCGATTCCGCATCAAGCGGATCGGCAAGCGGCGTTTTCGCCATAGTGAGACCACGGGCGAAACCGGGGGCGAAACCGGGGGCGAGACCACGGCAACGCCGATGCCGGAAGCGGAATAG
- a CDS encoding lytic murein transglycosylase, whose translation MQTAPNPAFDTWLDNFRPRARAEGISETTLNAAFDQAGFLPDVVQRDRNQAEFTLTLEGYLGSAASDSRVENGRAMLARYRPVLDSIEARYGVPPHVVVAVWGMESNYGSNLGTVPVISALATLAYDGRRGAFFEQQLIAALRILQNGDTTPDRMTGSWAGAMGHTQFIPTTYEAYAVDFTGDGRRDIWSAADPTDALASAAAYLSRSGWTSGEPWGLEVQLPAGFNHNLTGRDTTRSAGQWASMGVRDMNGNPPPGYGSASILTLAGSNGPAFMVFDNFGAFLRYNNSEFYAVGVGHLSDRLNGGPPIQAAFPPDEYGMMRGDRRDLQRLLTEAGFDTQGVDGAIGPNSEAAIRAYQRSQGLPVTGEPSLELLDRLR comes from the coding sequence ATGCAGACCGCCCCCAATCCGGCCTTTGACACATGGCTGGACAATTTTCGGCCCCGCGCCCGGGCCGAGGGTATTTCAGAGACCACGCTGAACGCTGCTTTCGATCAGGCCGGTTTTCTGCCCGACGTCGTGCAACGCGACCGAAATCAGGCTGAATTCACTTTGACGCTCGAAGGCTATCTGGGCAGTGCGGCGTCGGATAGTCGCGTCGAGAACGGCCGCGCGATGCTGGCGCGCTATCGCCCGGTGCTCGACTCGATCGAGGCCCGATACGGCGTTCCGCCCCATGTCGTCGTTGCCGTCTGGGGGATGGAAAGCAATTACGGCAGCAATCTCGGCACCGTACCGGTAATTTCCGCGCTGGCCACGCTGGCCTATGACGGAAGGCGCGGCGCGTTCTTCGAGCAGCAGCTGATTGCCGCGCTACGCATTCTACAGAACGGCGACACGACGCCCGACCGGATGACCGGCAGTTGGGCGGGGGCCATGGGGCATACGCAGTTCATCCCGACCACATACGAGGCCTATGCCGTCGACTTCACCGGCGACGGCCGGCGCGACATCTGGTCGGCGGCGGATCCGACCGACGCATTGGCCTCGGCGGCGGCCTATCTGTCCCGCTCAGGCTGGACGTCCGGCGAACCCTGGGGTCTGGAAGTGCAACTTCCGGCGGGTTTTAATCACAATCTGACCGGGCGCGATACGACCCGTAGCGCCGGGCAATGGGCCTCGATGGGCGTTCGCGATATGAACGGCAATCCGCCGCCGGGCTATGGGTCGGCGTCGATCCTGACGCTGGCCGGCTCGAACGGTCCCGCCTTTATGGTGTTCGATAATTTCGGGGCATTTCTGCGCTATAACAATTCCGAATTCTACGCCGTGGGCGTCGGCCATCTATCCGACCGGCTCAACGGTGGACCCCCGATCCAGGCCGCGTTCCCACCCGACGAATACGGGATGATGCGCGGCGATCGTCGAGACCTCCAACGACTTTTGACGGAAGCGGGCTTCGATACTCAGGGCGTTGACGGCGCGATCGGCCCCAACAGCGAAGCGGCGATCCGCGCTTATCAACGGTCTCAAGGCCTGCCAGTGACCGGCGAGCCGTCGCTTGAGCTGCTCGACCGGTTGCGCTGA
- a CDS encoding thiamine phosphate synthase, translated as MKSKRPLDPFYLIVDTAAWVERLVPLGVRMIQLRTKSDNEDFLRREIRRARDICASHGCQLIVNDHWRLAIEEGCDYVHLGQEDLAEADLGAIQDAGLSLGISTHDDDELETALKAEPDYIALGPVWPTILKSMKWAPQTPARLTEWKSRIGDIPLVAIGGLSVERLDQVFDAGADIAAVVTDITRNDDPTARTLAWIRATRGRGIAARS; from the coding sequence GTGAAGTCGAAACGTCCCCTCGATCCGTTCTACCTGATCGTCGACACCGCCGCCTGGGTTGAACGGCTGGTACCGTTGGGCGTCAGGATGATCCAGTTGCGGACCAAGAGCGACAATGAGGATTTCCTGCGGCGCGAGATCCGCCGCGCGCGCGATATCTGCGCCAGCCACGGCTGCCAGTTGATCGTCAACGACCACTGGCGACTGGCGATCGAGGAAGGCTGCGATTACGTTCATCTGGGGCAGGAAGATCTGGCCGAGGCCGATCTGGGTGCCATCCAGGACGCCGGGCTGTCGCTGGGCATCAGCACCCATGATGACGACGAGTTGGAGACCGCGCTGAAGGCCGAGCCGGACTACATCGCCCTTGGCCCGGTCTGGCCGACGATCCTGAAATCGATGAAATGGGCGCCCCAGACCCCGGCCCGGCTGACCGAATGGAAATCGCGCATCGGGGATATCCCGCTGGTTGCGATCGGCGGCCTGTCGGTGGAGCGCCTGGATCAGGTATTCGACGCCGGCGCCGACATCGCCGCCGTCGTCACCGACATCACGCGCAACGACGACCCCACCGCCCGCACCCTGGCCTGGATCAGAGCCACGCGTGGACGGGGGATCGCGGCCCGGTCGTAA
- a CDS encoding thiazole synthase translates to MDVYGRTLGSRFLLGTAQYPSPTVLQSAVRASRTEMVTVSLRREAAGQRAGQEFWSLIRSLGVQVLPNTAGCHSVKEAVTTAQMAREVFDTPLIKLEVIGETDTLQPDLFGLVEAARILTDEGFEVLPYTTEDLVAAERLMDAGCRVLMPWGAPIGSAQGLNNVHGLRSMRAHFPDTTLIIDAGIGRPSHAVAAMELGYDGVLLNTAVAKAEDPVRMAEAFALAIEAGRTGFEAGAMEPRDMAAASTPVFGRAIL, encoded by the coding sequence ATGGATGTTTACGGCCGCACCCTCGGCTCGCGCTTTCTGCTCGGGACGGCGCAGTACCCCTCGCCCACTGTGCTGCAATCCGCAGTCAGGGCGTCGCGCACGGAAATGGTCACGGTCTCGTTGCGGCGCGAAGCGGCGGGGCAGCGGGCGGGGCAGGAGTTCTGGTCGCTGATCCGCTCGTTGGGCGTACAGGTGCTGCCCAACACCGCCGGGTGCCATTCGGTGAAGGAGGCCGTGACGACCGCCCAGATGGCGCGCGAGGTGTTCGACACGCCGCTGATCAAGCTGGAAGTGATCGGCGAGACCGATACCCTGCAGCCCGATCTCTTCGGGCTGGTCGAGGCCGCGCGCATCCTGACCGACGAAGGTTTCGAGGTTCTGCCATATACGACGGAGGATCTGGTCGCAGCGGAACGGCTGATGGATGCCGGCTGCCGCGTTCTGATGCCGTGGGGGGCGCCGATCGGCTCGGCACAGGGCCTGAACAACGTCCACGGCCTGCGGTCGATGCGCGCGCACTTCCCGGACACGACATTGATCATCGACGCCGGTATCGGCCGGCCGTCCCACGCCGTCGCCGCCATGGAACTGGGCTATGACGGCGTGCTGCTGAATACTGCCGTCGCCAAGGCCGAGGATCCGGTGCGCATGGCTGAAGCGTTCGCCCTTGCGATCGAAGCCGGGCGCACGGGTTTCGAGGCCGGCGCGATGGAACCGCGCGACATGGCCGCTGCCTCCACCCCTGTATTCGGAAGGGCCATCCTGTGA
- the thiS gene encoding sulfur carrier protein ThiS has protein sequence MRVIVNGEPAEVSAETLEAALVELKYGDMTVATALNQGFVPAPQRSATPLKDGDRIEVIAPMSGG, from the coding sequence ATGAGAGTGATCGTCAACGGCGAACCCGCCGAGGTTAGTGCCGAAACCCTTGAGGCGGCACTGGTGGAACTGAAATACGGTGATATGACCGTGGCCACAGCCCTCAATCAGGGTTTCGTACCGGCACCCCAGCGGTCGGCAACGCCGCTGAAAGACGGCGACCGGATCGAAGTGATTGCCCCAATGAGCGGAGGCTGA
- the thiO gene encoding glycine oxidase ThiO → MSRPDAEVVGAGVAGLTAALTLAERGARVTVYDRSTTLGAEAASWLAGGMLAPWCEMESADASIVAPGLAAIDWWAERVPELRRTGTLVVAPARDAADLKRFLRMTRTGVELDAEGVAALEPELADRFRRGIHYAGEAWLDPRRALAALADRVVNLGGEIRLGTAADPSDLAADTIVDCRGIAAADGTTPAGRGLRSVRGEMFLLHAPEVTLHRAVRLLHPRIPLYIVPRGDHVFMIGATMIESDSSRPMTLRSAVDLLNAAYAVHPGFAEASILEQGAGRRPAYADNLPRVERHGRLVSINGFYRHGFLLAPSLAEKAADMIMDTADTTHSIGPST, encoded by the coding sequence ATGAGCAGGCCTGACGCCGAAGTGGTGGGTGCCGGCGTCGCCGGCCTTACCGCCGCGCTCACGCTGGCCGAGCGCGGTGCCCGGGTGACCGTCTACGACCGGTCGACTACTCTGGGCGCCGAGGCGGCATCGTGGCTGGCGGGCGGCATGCTGGCCCCCTGGTGCGAGATGGAGTCCGCCGACGCCTCGATCGTTGCGCCGGGACTGGCAGCGATCGACTGGTGGGCCGAGCGGGTGCCGGAGCTGCGCCGGACCGGTACGCTCGTCGTCGCGCCGGCTCGCGATGCAGCCGACCTTAAACGCTTCTTGCGGATGACGCGTACAGGCGTCGAACTGGATGCCGAGGGGGTGGCAGCGCTGGAACCCGAACTGGCCGACCGGTTCCGCCGCGGCATCCATTATGCCGGCGAGGCGTGGCTCGACCCGCGCCGCGCGCTCGCCGCACTGGCCGACCGGGTCGTGAACCTGGGCGGCGAGATCCGACTGGGCACGGCCGCCGATCCGAGCGACCTCGCCGCCGATACCATCGTCGACTGCCGCGGCATTGCCGCCGCCGACGGCACCACGCCAGCCGGTCGCGGCCTCCGCAGCGTCCGGGGCGAGATGTTTCTCTTGCATGCGCCCGAGGTCACCCTGCATCGGGCGGTGCGGCTGCTTCATCCCCGCATCCCCTTGTATATCGTGCCGAGGGGAGACCATGTTTTCATGATCGGGGCAACCATGATCGAGAGCGATTCAAGCCGGCCCATGACGCTGAGATCCGCGGTCGACCTGCTGAACGCCGCCTATGCCGTCCATCCCGGATTCGCCGAGGCCTCGATCCTGGAACAGGGCGCAGGACGGCGGCCGGCCTATGCCGACAATCTGCCGCGCGTCGAGCGCCATGGGCGCCTCGTGTCGATCAACGGCTTCTACCGTCACGGCTTCCTGCTGGCACCATCTTTGGCCGAGAAAGCCGCCGACATGATCATGGATACCGCCGACACAACACACAGCATTGGACCGTCAACATGA